In the genome of Streptomyces collinus, one region contains:
- a CDS encoding WXG100 family type VII secretion target, with translation MVDRKLNEGDVQRLQTEVVDRYDNIRGSLAKLQGTIDMIEKAWRGQGAQAFNTKQTEINQHMVAIGKMLDDFLEGINLNKTDKRNLEDQIEADLKQISVDDLGGKTSALNSY, from the coding sequence ATGGTCGACCGCAAGCTTAATGAAGGCGACGTACAGAGGCTTCAGACCGAGGTTGTCGATCGATACGACAACATCAGGGGATCGCTCGCGAAGCTGCAGGGCACGATCGACATGATCGAGAAGGCCTGGAGGGGACAGGGCGCCCAGGCGTTCAACACGAAGCAGACGGAAATCAACCAGCACATGGTCGCGATCGGCAAGATGCTCGACGACTTCCTCGAGGGCATCAACCTGAACAAGACCGACAAGCGCAACCTCGAAGACCAGATCGAGGCCGACCTCAAGCAGATCTCCGTAGACGACCTCGGTGGAAAGACTTCGGCGCTCAACAGCTACTGA
- a CDS encoding WXG100 family type VII secretion target, producing MSGAHYDELAVTYGTMDALATELGNQAKKLEEDLEALKQAVLNVSSGWGGEAYEEFQKKSKQWDTHARGIHQALVNISQRVRTAGGDYRGGDLKGASYFQ from the coding sequence ATGTCCGGAGCACACTACGACGAACTCGCCGTCACGTACGGCACCATGGATGCGCTCGCCACCGAGCTCGGCAACCAGGCCAAGAAGCTCGAAGAGGACCTCGAGGCCCTGAAGCAGGCCGTGCTCAACGTGTCCTCGGGCTGGGGCGGCGAAGCGTACGAGGAGTTCCAGAAGAAGTCCAAGCAGTGGGACACACACGCGCGGGGCATCCACCAGGCGCTGGTCAACATCTCGCAGCGAGTCCGCACCGCCGGCGGTGACTACCGAGGCGGCGACCTGAAGGGCGCCAGCTACTTCCAGTAG
- a CDS encoding S8 family serine peptidase, with protein MSTACAALGAFAIMSSGLAPSAVAADVQSKQWYLNAMSAEDMWKISTGKGVKVAVLDTGVNPDTSSLKGQVLGDEVPEMVSYKATEDYNGHGTSMAELIAGTGAGGGMQGLAPGAKIVPYRVLSKGVSSAVKKKTPSVADAIKSAADSDAQIINMSIGTDIIDPDVEKVVKYAHSKGKLMFAATGNNAESENFIGYPAAYPYVVGVAASDEKGKVGEFSEFGNYVDLAAPGLNVPYWCDATFRSYCDDGDGTSMATAIASASAALIWSAHPDWTANQVLRTMIDTAGRTWAKGERSNYVGYGAVRPRRVLENRDINPGSAATDPLSFENGTGVTGVTASPSSPASTSSQAPKNPSGGQTSATGSTSESSDNTTMWVALGAAGAVLVIGGGAFAVIRSRRKA; from the coding sequence GTGTCCACCGCGTGCGCGGCACTCGGCGCTTTCGCAATCATGTCTTCGGGGCTGGCTCCGAGTGCGGTCGCGGCAGACGTTCAGTCGAAGCAGTGGTACTTGAACGCGATGAGCGCTGAAGACATGTGGAAGATCAGCACAGGCAAAGGCGTCAAAGTTGCCGTGCTGGACACGGGCGTGAATCCGGATACATCTTCCCTGAAGGGCCAGGTACTCGGAGATGAGGTGCCGGAGATGGTCTCTTACAAGGCCACCGAGGACTACAACGGCCACGGCACCAGCATGGCGGAGTTGATTGCCGGTACCGGCGCCGGAGGCGGCATGCAGGGCTTGGCCCCCGGCGCGAAAATAGTCCCCTATCGAGTACTCTCCAAAGGCGTGAGCAGCGCCGTCAAGAAAAAAACACCTTCGGTCGCCGATGCGATCAAATCTGCGGCTGACAGTGATGCTCAGATCATCAACATGTCCATCGGCACTGACATCATCGATCCAGACGTGGAGAAGGTCGTCAAATACGCCCACTCCAAGGGAAAGCTGATGTTCGCCGCTACCGGAAACAACGCCGAATCAGAAAACTTCATCGGCTATCCGGCGGCCTATCCCTATGTGGTGGGGGTGGCGGCCAGCGATGAAAAGGGGAAAGTGGGAGAATTCTCGGAGTTCGGCAACTATGTCGATCTGGCGGCTCCAGGTCTCAACGTGCCCTATTGGTGCGATGCGACATTCCGCTCGTATTGCGACGACGGCGATGGAACAAGTATGGCAACGGCCATCGCTTCCGCCTCAGCCGCCCTTATCTGGTCCGCCCACCCCGACTGGACCGCCAACCAGGTCCTGCGCACCATGATCGATACAGCTGGCCGCACTTGGGCGAAGGGCGAGCGGAGCAACTACGTCGGCTACGGCGCCGTCCGCCCCCGAAGGGTGCTGGAGAACAGAGACATCAACCCGGGGTCGGCCGCCACCGACCCCCTCAGCTTCGAGAACGGAACCGGCGTCACGGGCGTCACCGCCTCACCCTCCTCTCCCGCATCAACCTCGTCACAGGCCCCCAAGAACCCTTCTGGCGGCCAGACTTCGGCGACTGGATCGACCTCGGAGTCATCCGACAACACCACGATGTGGGTCGCTCTCGGAGCCGCAGGGGCGGTCCTGGTGATCGGGGGCGGCGCCTTCGCGGTGATCCGCTCGCGGCGAAAAGCATGA